TTTTTTTCCCTTCCTGGCGCTCAAACTGATGGGCATCATTTTTTAGAGAAAATAGCTTCTCAAGGGTCGAAAGGAGCCGTAGTTAGCAGGGATTATGATGGCCCAGATTATGGCATGCTATTAATCCGAGTAGAAAATCCTTTACTAGCTCTGCAAAATTTAGCTCGATTGATTATTAAGCAGTCTAAAGCTCGCGTGGTAGCAGTGACCGGCTCTGTAGGTAAAACGACTACTAAAGATTTTATTACGACAGTTCTTAAAGAAAAATTTAAGGTATCCTCTTCTCCCGGCAATAGTAACTCACAGATTGGCGTGCCCTTAGCTATTCTTAATCATACAGAGGGTCAAGAAGAGATCATCGTTTTAGAAATGGGGATGAGCCATCCGGGAAATCTAAAAGCACTCATTGATATAGCCCCGCCTGAATGCGCCATAATTACCCAGGTTGCCTTGGCACATGCTTGTAACTTTGATTCATTAGAGGCAATTGCCTACGCGAAAGCTGAAATATTAACCCATGCTAGTACCGCGTTAGCGATCCTTCATCGAGACATCATTAATTATTCGGAGATAATAAAAATAGGGTCTTGTCGAAAATTATCTTTTTCTTTTGATCATCCCCTAGCTGATTATAGTATTGCTGCTACTCAAACAGATGGTCTAGCTGTTAGATCAAAAGAGCAAATTTATAAGCTGGGTAGCTTTCCTATCTTAGGGAAGCATCATCAAGCTAATTTTTTAGCTGCAGTCGCTTGTGCAGAATATTTCGGTATGAGCCCCAAGGAGATTGCTTTGGGTATGAGCAAGCTAGTTCTGCCCGCATCAAGAGGGCAGCTGATAGAAAAAAAAGGAATTCTTTTTATCAATGATGTGTATAATGCTTCACCACTTTCTGTAAAAGCTGCTCTTAAAAATATCCCTTCTCCTAAAAATGGGGGGCGTAAGGTAGCCGTTTTAGCCGATATGCTAGAGTTAGGTCAATTTTCTAAAAAAGCCCATGAAGAAATTGGAGAGTATGCTTTAAATCAGGTAGATAGTATGTTCTGTTATGGTGCAGAAAGCCGCCTGATATTTGATTGTTGGCAGAAGTATGGTCGACATGCATATTGGTATAATCATCGTGCGGAGTTGGTAGATGCTTTAAAGAGCTATTTACAAGAGGGGGATGTGGTGCTGATTAAAGGCTCAAAAGGGACCCAGATATCAAAATTATTAGAGGAATGGGAGAGTAGCCCCAATGATCATATTTTTAGTTGACTGGTTGAAATACACATTGAATATTAAAGTTCCCATGGTGTTTACCTACTATTCCACTCGCATGATATTGGCAGCTATAACTTCCTTAATCATTAGCATTTTCTTGGGACCCTATTTTATTAAAAAACTTTACGAGCTTAAAATTGGCCAAACTATTCGAGTCGAGGACTGCCCTTTACTAGGTCAGTTGCATGAAAAGAAGAAAGATACTCCTACAATGGGAGGAGTATTAATTCTTTTTTCAATGTTAATTTCTATGTTCTTATGGATGGATATCAGCCATGTGTTTACCCTTATCTTATTTATCACTACCGTTTGGCTAGGAGTAGTGGGTGGTTATGATGATTACTTGAAACTTAAACATAAAAATCCTAAAGGGTTATCAGGTAAGAAAAAATTATTTTATCAATTTACCTTATCAGCCTTTATAGCCTTATATCTGCTTTGTCCCTCCGTTTCTTCTTCTATTCAGATGAAAAATTGGTTTGCCCCTCCTATTGTTAAAGAGCAAACAGCCACTAAGACTAAATGGGGTCCGCTAGTGGTGAAACAAGAGGCTACCCATTCCTCGGGTCCTACAGCAATCTCTTTGAAAGATTATGCGACACGCATTTATTTACCTTTCATTAAAAACCACTGGCTGGTTCTTAAGGGGGCCTTGACTCTAGTAGCCGCTTTGTTTATCATGTTTGTAATCACCGGTTCTTCTAATGCGGCAAATTTGACAGATGGCTTAGATGGTTTAGCGGCAGGCTGTTTAATTATTGTAGCGGGTTGCTTAGCTTTAATTGCTTTCGTTTCTAACCATATCCAGATCGCGGGCTATTTAAACATCCTTTATATTGAAGGAAGTGGGGAAATAGCTATTTACTTAAGCGCGTTGATGGGCGCCTGCTTAGGCTTTCTATGGTATAATAGCCACCCCGCTCAAGTTTTTATGGGCGATACTGGCTCCCTAGCTTTAGGAGGGATCATAGGTGTATCGGCTGTATTGTTAAAACGCGAATTGCTCTTAGGTCTTGTTGGAGGAATCTTTGTCGCTGAAGCGCTATCAGTCATCCTTCAAGTGCTAAGTTATAAATATCGCAATAAAAAGCGTATATTTTTATGCGCGCCTTTGCATCATCATTTCGAGTATATGGGGTGGGCTGAAACGAAAGTGGTAACCCGTTTCTGGATCATCGGCTTGCTGTTAGGCATACTTGGCATCGCGTCGCTCAAATTTCAATAAGAATTCTAACAATGAAGCTAAAGAAAAAGAGAGTCTTAATAATTGGATTAGGTTTAAGTGGACGTGCAGCTGCAAGCTTCTTGCTTAAAAGACAAGCTTATGTATGGGGCGTTGATGACAACTTAGAATTATTGAAAAATCACCAAGAAATCAAAGATTTGATAACTTTAGGACTTGTAGCCAGACATGAGGCTGAGAAAATTGAAATTCAAGATTTTGACTTTATTGTGGTTTCACCTGGCGTTCCTCCTTCCAATCCCTATTATATCCAAGCTCGGCAAGCAGGTATTGAAATCGTGGGTGAAGTAGAATTAGCTGCACGTTTTATTAATCAGCCCTTATTAGCCATTACCGGTACCAATGGTAAAACCACTACCACCTTGCTAGTCGCTCATGTTTTAAATGCCAGTGGTAAAGCTGCACGTGCACTAGGCAATTTAGGGGCCCCCCTAACGGCAGAATTAGATGCCTTAACAGTGGGTGCAGAAGAGGATATATTGGTGGCAGAATTGAGTTCCTTTCAATTAGAAACTCTCCAAAGCGCTGTAATAGATGCAGGTGTGGTCTTAAATATTACCCCTGATCATCTCGATCGTTATCCTGACCTGCAAGCGTATGCGGCGACAAAACTCCATCTTAAAAATTGTTTAAAACCTAAAGGGAATTTATATGTTTATGAGGCTGTATATAACGAATATAAAAAGCTTTTAGGAGATTTTAAGCCTTTAACCTATGGCTACTCTTCTTCTTGTAACTTTTACCTCGATCACCAATTTATCTATGGAAAAGGTCAAGATCCTTATCCTCTACCTTTAGCTTATCAGGGTGTAAAAAATCATGATGTAGAAAATATGCTGGCTGCTTACGCATTATGCAAGGAAAGGGGAGTCACTTCTGAACAATTCTTTAACGCCCTTTCAGCTTTTAAAAAGCCTGCCCATCGTCTTGAATTTGTGCGTTCTTTCAAGGAAATAGCCTACTATGATGATAGCAAGGGAACTAATGTAGATGCTGTTATCCGTGCGGTCACTTCTTTAAAAGGTGAAATAATTTTGATTGCAGGAGGTGTGGATAAAGGAGCTGCCTATACACCTTGGATCAAAGCTTTTGCTGGCCATGTTAAATATGTATTTGCCATTGGCCAAGCTGCGATAAAAATAAAAAATGATCTAGCCTCTAGCCTTCCTGTCGAGGAGCGGCCTACCCTAGAAGCAGCAATAAAAGATGCGACAGCGCTTGCAAAACCTGGCCAAGTTGTATTACTATCTCCAGGCTGCTCCAGCTTTGATATGTTTCGCGACTATGTACATAGAGGAGAAGAATTTAAACGTATAGTTAATACCTTAGAATAAAAGATTACCCTTGATGAGGTTCAACAATGAATCGTAGAGATACCATAATTATCGCTGTCCTATTAAATGCAGCGTTGCTAGCTATATTATTTATGATGGCCGTCCGTCATGAGGACCCAACAGATGAATTTCATAACGCTCCTCAGATTATCATGGATGCTAATAAACAATTGACCCCTTCCTCTCAAGCGTTAGTTAACTCACCCTCTGATACTTCTATAGGCTCTACCCAGACAGGCGATGAAATTGACAATATGCTGAAACACTATGCCGATAGTCCTCATCTTATCCTTGTGGAAGAGGAAGGCGAATTGGGAGATAAAGAACTATCCGCCTCTCTTTCTACTGATAACACAGAGGCCCAGCAGGTTTCTAGCTTAGAGACATCTACCCAACCTTCTCAACTTGTGACCATTACGGTTAAAAAAGGGGATGCTTTAGAAAAAATCGCTCGAGCCAACAATACGAGCGTGGAAGCTATCAAAAAAGCCAATCATTTAACCAGCAATCGCTTAAATATTGGCCAGCTATTAAAAGTGCCTGTAGGCACCAAAAAAAACCATTTAGAGCATGGACAACAAAAGCCTTTAGCCGCCAAAGAGCCTACACCTCTTTCTTCGGCAGGGCCAGAGCTTTACACCATTAAAAGTGGGGATAACCCCTGGAAAATTGCCAAACAATTTAATGTTAAGTTTGATGATTTATTGAAGATGAATAACTTGGATGAAGAAAAAGCCCGTAATCTCCAAGTCGGTGATAGGATTCGTGTAAGATAAAAGATATAGGGTTAAATGGATGAGAATTCTACCTGTGATGAATGCGCACAAAAAAGTAATAGGAAAAAAGTCTACTCTTTCCTTTCCCCCTATCTTTTGCCTGCTTTTTTTATGTGTCTCTATCATTTATGTGCTAGGTCTCATCATGGTCTATAGCACGACTTCAGCTGAAGTGATGGACATGGAATTAAACAAAAGCACTCATCAAGCCTTACTTAAGCAGCTCATGTATGCAGCTATAGGCCTTAGCTTAGCAGTAGGAATAGCAAAAATAGGCTATCGCACCTTAATAACCTTGAGCCCCTGGCTTTTAGGCATTTTTAGCTTTCTATTATTTATAACTTTAATTCCAGGCATTGGACGTGAAGTGAATGGCTCTAGACGTTGGCTAGCTATTTTAGGCATATCATTACAGCCTTCAGAGTTTGTTAAATATATCATTCCTGCCTACTTTATTCATCATTACCTAAAGTTTTCTGGGAAAGTCTTTACTTTTTATGCCTTCCTTAAGTTGGTAGGCACGGTAGCTATTCCTATGCTTTTGATATTAGTAGAACCTAACAATGGTACCACCGCAGTAATAGCTATGTCTGTGCTAGTGCTTTGCATTTTGATGAAAATCAGCTGGAGGTACTGGGCCCTCCCTTTGCTAGCCTGCCTATGTGTAGGAGGAGCCTTTGCCTATCATCTTTCTTATGTCTCTGCACGCCTGAAGGTTTATTTAAATCCTGAACTAGATCTTAAAGGTAAAGGGCACCAACCTTATCAAGCTAAGATTGCTGCTGGGTCGGGAAGATTATTAGGTAGGGGACCCGGCAACAGCATGCAAAAGCTAAGCTATTTACCGGAAGCTCAGAATGATTACATTGCTGCTATCTATGCTGAAGAATTTGGCTTTATAGGAATGTGTATATTAATTACTCTTTATCTATCTATTGCTTGCCTCGGCTTTTATATTGCTAATGCCTCCTCAAGCCTAGAAGGATTCTATTTTTGTGCCGTCATTACTTTCTTAATTACCTTCCAAGCTTTTTTAAATCTAGGCGTGGTATCTGGTTTATTGCCCAGTACAGGCTTAAATTTGCCATGGTTTAGCCAAGGGGGCAGCTCTTTGGTGGCTAATATTTTAGGGTTAGGGATTATTTTAAATATTTCACAAGATGTGAAGCCCCATTTGAGTGATTTGCCTTTTAAGGCTTAAGGATAATAACGAGCGATTCCTTAACATGT
This is a stretch of genomic DNA from Neochlamydia sp. AcF84. It encodes these proteins:
- a CDS encoding LysM peptidoglycan-binding domain-containing protein, which translates into the protein MNRRDTIIIAVLLNAALLAILFMMAVRHEDPTDEFHNAPQIIMDANKQLTPSSQALVNSPSDTSIGSTQTGDEIDNMLKHYADSPHLILVEEEGELGDKELSASLSTDNTEAQQVSSLETSTQPSQLVTITVKKGDALEKIARANNTSVEAIKKANHLTSNRLNIGQLLKVPVGTKKNHLEHGQQKPLAAKEPTPLSSAGPELYTIKSGDNPWKIAKQFNVKFDDLLKMNNLDEEKARNLQVGDRIRVR
- a CDS encoding putative peptidoglycan glycosyltransferase FtsW — translated: MRILPVMNAHKKVIGKKSTLSFPPIFCLLFLCVSIIYVLGLIMVYSTTSAEVMDMELNKSTHQALLKQLMYAAIGLSLAVGIAKIGYRTLITLSPWLLGIFSFLLFITLIPGIGREVNGSRRWLAILGISLQPSEFVKYIIPAYFIHHYLKFSGKVFTFYAFLKLVGTVAIPMLLILVEPNNGTTAVIAMSVLVLCILMKISWRYWALPLLACLCVGGAFAYHLSYVSARLKVYLNPELDLKGKGHQPYQAKIAAGSGRLLGRGPGNSMQKLSYLPEAQNDYIAAIYAEEFGFIGMCILITLYLSIACLGFYIANASSSLEGFYFCAVITFLITFQAFLNLGVVSGLLPSTGLNLPWFSQGGSSLVANILGLGIILNISQDVKPHLSDLPFKA
- the mraY gene encoding phospho-N-acetylmuramoyl-pentapeptide-transferase; amino-acid sequence: MIIFLVDWLKYTLNIKVPMVFTYYSTRMILAAITSLIISIFLGPYFIKKLYELKIGQTIRVEDCPLLGQLHEKKKDTPTMGGVLILFSMLISMFLWMDISHVFTLILFITTVWLGVVGGYDDYLKLKHKNPKGLSGKKKLFYQFTLSAFIALYLLCPSVSSSIQMKNWFAPPIVKEQTATKTKWGPLVVKQEATHSSGPTAISLKDYATRIYLPFIKNHWLVLKGALTLVAALFIMFVITGSSNAANLTDGLDGLAAGCLIIVAGCLALIAFVSNHIQIAGYLNILYIEGSGEIAIYLSALMGACLGFLWYNSHPAQVFMGDTGSLALGGIIGVSAVLLKRELLLGLVGGIFVAEALSVILQVLSYKYRNKKRIFLCAPLHHHFEYMGWAETKVVTRFWIIGLLLGILGIASLKFQ
- the murD gene encoding UDP-N-acetylmuramoyl-L-alanine--D-glutamate ligase; amino-acid sequence: MKLKKKRVLIIGLGLSGRAAASFLLKRQAYVWGVDDNLELLKNHQEIKDLITLGLVARHEAEKIEIQDFDFIVVSPGVPPSNPYYIQARQAGIEIVGEVELAARFINQPLLAITGTNGKTTTTLLVAHVLNASGKAARALGNLGAPLTAELDALTVGAEEDILVAELSSFQLETLQSAVIDAGVVLNITPDHLDRYPDLQAYAATKLHLKNCLKPKGNLYVYEAVYNEYKKLLGDFKPLTYGYSSSCNFYLDHQFIYGKGQDPYPLPLAYQGVKNHDVENMLAAYALCKERGVTSEQFFNALSAFKKPAHRLEFVRSFKEIAYYDDSKGTNVDAVIRAVTSLKGEIILIAGGVDKGAAYTPWIKAFAGHVKYVFAIGQAAIKIKNDLASSLPVEERPTLEAAIKDATALAKPGQVVLLSPGCSSFDMFRDYVHRGEEFKRIVNTLE
- the murF gene encoding UDP-N-acetylmuramoyl-tripeptide--D-alanyl-D-alanine ligase encodes the protein MPKDQAVFTGVSVDSRLHRPENLFFSLPGAQTDGHHFLEKIASQGSKGAVVSRDYDGPDYGMLLIRVENPLLALQNLARLIIKQSKARVVAVTGSVGKTTTKDFITTVLKEKFKVSSSPGNSNSQIGVPLAILNHTEGQEEIIVLEMGMSHPGNLKALIDIAPPECAIITQVALAHACNFDSLEAIAYAKAEILTHASTALAILHRDIINYSEIIKIGSCRKLSFSFDHPLADYSIAATQTDGLAVRSKEQIYKLGSFPILGKHHQANFLAAVACAEYFGMSPKEIALGMSKLVLPASRGQLIEKKGILFINDVYNASPLSVKAALKNIPSPKNGGRKVAVLADMLELGQFSKKAHEEIGEYALNQVDSMFCYGAESRLIFDCWQKYGRHAYWYNHRAELVDALKSYLQEGDVVLIKGSKGTQISKLLEEWESSPNDHIFS